One part of the Brachyspira sp. SAP_772 genome encodes these proteins:
- the floA gene encoding flotillin-like protein FloA (flotillin-like protein involved in membrane lipid rafts): MFDLFWGAGVAPMFVGIVIIVIFLIIFFRFFPLGLWVTALFSGVRISIITLLTMRLRRVNPSLIVLNQIKLWKAGLKINSNELEAHYLAGGNPTAVADALIAADKASLDLSFERAAAIDLAGRDLVDAIRTSVSPRVIATPLIAAVAKDGIQVKATARVTVRTNINRLVGGAGEETIIARVGEGIVTTIGSAATHKEVLENPDRISQVVSAKGLDSGTAFEILSIDIADVDVGSNIGAVLQIDQAEADKKIAQAKAEERRVMAIAREQEMKAQVEEMKAKVVEAESQLPLAIAEALKNGNIGVLDYYNMKNIMADTEMRYSISGMDTTSKNNSSNK; encoded by the coding sequence ATGTTTGATTTATTTTGGGGGGCTGGAGTGGCACCTATGTTTGTTGGAATAGTAATTATAGTAATATTTTTAATTATTTTCTTTAGGTTTTTCCCATTAGGTTTATGGGTTACTGCTTTATTTTCTGGGGTGAGAATTAGTATAATTACTTTGCTTACTATGCGTTTGAGGAGAGTTAATCCTTCTTTAATAGTATTGAATCAAATTAAGTTATGGAAGGCAGGCTTAAAAATAAACAGCAATGAACTTGAGGCACATTATTTAGCTGGAGGTAATCCTACTGCTGTTGCTGATGCTTTGATTGCTGCTGATAAAGCTTCATTAGATTTAAGCTTTGAGAGGGCTGCTGCTATAGACTTAGCTGGTAGAGATTTAGTTGATGCTATAAGAACATCAGTTTCTCCAAGAGTTATAGCTACACCATTAATTGCTGCTGTTGCTAAAGACGGTATACAGGTAAAAGCTACTGCAAGGGTTACTGTTAGAACAAACATTAACAGACTTGTTGGAGGTGCTGGAGAAGAGACTATTATTGCGAGAGTAGGTGAGGGTATTGTTACTACTATTGGTAGTGCTGCTACACATAAAGAGGTATTAGAAAATCCTGATAGAATATCTCAGGTTGTTTCTGCTAAGGGGCTTGATTCTGGTACTGCTTTTGAGATACTTTCTATAGATATTGCTGATGTGGATGTTGGAAGCAATATTGGTGCTGTTCTTCAAATTGACCAAGCTGAGGCAGATAAGAAAATTGCTCAGGCTAAGGCTGAAGAGAGACGCGTTATGGCTATTGCACGTGAACAAGAGATGAAAGCTCAAGTTGAAGAGATGAAAGCTAAAGTTGTTGAGGCTGAGAGTCAGTTACCGCTTGCTATTGCTGAGGCTTTGAAAAATGGTAATATTGGAGTATTAGATTATTATAACATGAAAAATATTATGGCTGATACTGAGATGCGTTATAGTATATCTGGAATGGATACAACAAGCAAAAATAATTCTTCTAATAAATAA
- the pyrH gene encoding UMP kinase, with the protein MKQTVLLKISGEALLGEKDYGIDNNVVDRIAMEMKEAGNNTQIAVVVGGGNIFRGMQLSNKTGMVRATADSMGMLATIMNAIALKDRFMAAGTPTQILSAFNIEGMIEGFERDKAIRILERGNVLIIAGGTSNPYFTTDSTSILRALEIGASIVLKGTNVDGVYNKDPKTNKDAVMYNDITFKEAINQNLRVMDMTAFAMANDNNMPIRVFNMNKMGNITRAIKGENIGTYVHN; encoded by the coding sequence ATGAAACAAACTGTGCTTCTTAAGATATCAGGTGAAGCTTTGCTTGGAGAAAAGGATTATGGCATAGATAATAATGTTGTAGACAGAATAGCTATGGAAATGAAAGAGGCTGGAAACAATACTCAAATAGCTGTTGTTGTGGGAGGAGGCAACATATTTAGAGGAATGCAGCTTTCTAACAAAACAGGTATGGTGAGAGCTACAGCAGATTCTATGGGTATGCTTGCAACTATAATGAATGCCATTGCTTTAAAAGACAGATTTATGGCTGCTGGCACTCCTACACAAATACTTTCTGCTTTTAATATTGAAGGCATGATAGAGGGCTTTGAAAGAGATAAGGCTATTCGTATATTAGAGAGAGGTAATGTGCTTATAATAGCAGGAGGTACATCTAACCCTTACTTTACTACAGACAGCACTTCTATATTGAGAGCTTTAGAGATTGGGGCATCTATTGTATTAAAGGGTACTAATGTTGATGGAGTTTACAATAAAGATCCTAAAACTAATAAAGATGCTGTTATGTATAATGATATTACTTTTAAAGAGGCTATTAATCAGAATTTACGCGTTATGGACATGACTGCTTTTGCTATGGCTAATGATAATAATATGCCTATAAGGGTGTTTAATATGAATAAGATGGGCAATATTACAAGAGCTATTAAGGGCGAAAATATAGGAACTTATGTTCATAATTAA
- a CDS encoding HD domain-containing protein: MEILDLDRAEYELNKAYKLNPTPWANHSRYVAKAAKIIVSEYNKKSSSNKKLNEDDAYIFGLLHDIGRYTGISAERHLIDGYKYCISYGWEKMAQICISHAFMIKDINSAIAAFDMSDEDYNFIKKFLNNVQYDDYDLLIQLCDSLALPDGFCILEKRFVDVALRYGTFPQSALRWKKIFEIKEYFESTISNSIYDLLPNIKDNIY; this comes from the coding sequence ATGGAAATATTAGATTTAGATAGAGCCGAGTATGAATTAAATAAGGCTTATAAATTAAATCCAACTCCTTGGGCTAATCATTCAAGATATGTGGCAAAGGCTGCTAAAATTATAGTAAGCGAATATAATAAAAAAAGCTCTTCTAATAAAAAACTTAATGAAGATGATGCGTATATATTTGGTTTATTACATGATATAGGAAGGTATACTGGCATAAGTGCTGAGAGGCATTTAATTGATGGATATAAATATTGTATTAGTTATGGTTGGGAGAAGATGGCTCAAATATGTATAAGTCATGCTTTTATGATAAAAGATATTAATAGTGCAATAGCTGCTTTTGATATGAGCGATGAGGATTATAATTTTATTAAAAAGTTTCTAAATAATGTTCAATATGATGATTATGATTTGCTTATTCAATTATGCGATAGTTTAGCTTTGCCTGATGGTTTTTGTATATTAGAAAAAAGATTTGTGGATGTTGCTTTAAGATATGGAACCTTTCCGCAAAGTGCATTAAGATGGAAAAAAATATTTGAAATAAAAGAGTATTTTGAATCTACTATTTCTAATTCAATATATGATTTACTTCCAAATATAAAAGATAATATTTACTAA
- a CDS encoding sugar-binding protein has protein sequence MKIAKIIFILQTILILSSSNVFAVVTRNYASTKKGFYDNGLYNGIMLTEQGSLSLAPLIEKESSIDGKYIWKIYPAKDGSMYAAISGSGAELYKKNANETNFSLFIKSDNDNAFTAVISDDAGNVYAAVGPYARIMKYDNSGQEIWAQNVDDTYIWDMKFDANGNLYLATGGNNARVLKVSAADGEITEILKTEEQHAMSLYYDKKQNRLYVGTAGRGLVLYIDLSTNVENPSYNVLYDTAQNEVYAITMDNIGNLYFGTATREPSYLILPSIIDSGKTVEDSDKEFRNSLYKADTNGTVQRLFFLNQTLVFAMSSDNNNNIYFVTGDSADVYRINGNDGLLSYIGGLRNKILSTFAATDDGLYFAISKTGEIYKMDNEYPTEGSFTSDTLDLRVLSKFGSLNAVTTTPEGSSVTIEIRSGNVARVDETWSEFKPVANNSGKIEAPDGRFLQYKVTMKTTNPEISPILSSMDFTYVENNLAPDVINGGLATYYRQQNDSSENKTPQLEENEAMVYWKGTDPNGDKLSYTLEYRLKGEQNYKLIADNIENQYYKFKSYLLPSGVYDFKITASDKYDNPVGDIKTKSLEVFNIKYDNEPPQLLDFNSVSEGNIRKITFKLSDKLSFLKTVRYSTINNEWLYIVPDDGVLDSMNESFTITIEDENISSITIEAMDVEGNIKYYSFII, from the coding sequence ATGAAAATCGCTAAGATAATTTTTATACTGCAAACTATACTAATATTATCATCTTCTAACGTTTTTGCTGTTGTAACAAGAAATTATGCCAGCACAAAAAAGGGTTTTTATGATAATGGACTTTATAATGGAATAATGCTTACAGAGCAGGGTTCTTTAAGTTTAGCTCCTCTAATAGAGAAAGAAAGTTCTATAGACGGCAAATATATATGGAAAATCTATCCTGCTAAAGACGGCAGTATGTATGCTGCTATAAGCGGAAGCGGTGCTGAATTATATAAAAAAAATGCTAATGAAACTAATTTCAGCCTTTTTATAAAATCTGACAATGACAATGCTTTTACTGCTGTAATTAGTGATGATGCGGGCAATGTTTATGCGGCAGTTGGACCTTATGCTAGAATTATGAAATATGATAATAGTGGTCAAGAGATTTGGGCTCAAAATGTTGATGACACTTATATATGGGATATGAAGTTTGATGCTAACGGCAACTTATATTTAGCTACAGGCGGAAACAATGCAAGAGTATTAAAAGTGTCTGCTGCTGATGGAGAGATTACTGAAATATTAAAAACAGAAGAACAGCATGCTATGTCATTATATTATGATAAAAAACAAAATAGATTATATGTAGGCACTGCTGGAAGGGGCTTAGTATTATATATTGATTTATCTACAAATGTTGAAAACCCTTCATATAATGTGCTTTATGACACAGCACAAAACGAAGTATATGCCATCACTATGGATAATATAGGCAATTTATATTTTGGTACAGCTACAAGAGAGCCATCATATTTAATACTTCCTTCTATAATAGACAGCGGCAAAACAGTAGAAGACAGTGATAAAGAGTTTAGAAACTCTCTATATAAAGCAGATACAAACGGCACAGTTCAAAGACTTTTCTTCTTAAATCAAACATTAGTATTTGCTATGAGCAGCGACAACAACAATAATATATATTTTGTTACAGGCGATTCTGCTGATGTTTATAGAATCAATGGAAATGACGGCTTATTATCATATATAGGCGGCTTAAGAAATAAGATATTATCAACCTTTGCTGCTACAGATGATGGACTTTATTTTGCAATATCAAAGACTGGTGAAATATACAAAATGGACAACGAATACCCAACAGAAGGTAGTTTCACAAGCGATACTTTAGATTTGAGAGTGCTTAGCAAATTTGGAAGTTTAAATGCTGTAACTACTACTCCTGAGGGTTCTAGCGTTACTATAGAAATTAGAAGCGGAAATGTTGCTAGAGTTGATGAGACTTGGAGCGAGTTTAAGCCTGTTGCAAACAATAGTGGCAAAATAGAAGCTCCTGACGGAAGATTTTTACAATATAAAGTTACAATGAAAACTACAAATCCAGAGATAAGCCCTATATTAAGCTCTATGGATTTTACTTATGTAGAAAATAATTTAGCTCCTGATGTTATTAATGGAGGTTTGGCTACATATTACAGACAGCAAAATGATTCTTCTGAAAATAAAACTCCTCAATTAGAAGAAAATGAGGCTATGGTATATTGGAAGGGGACTGACCCTAATGGAGATAAACTATCATATACTTTAGAATATAGATTAAAGGGTGAACAAAATTATAAGCTTATTGCTGATAATATAGAAAATCAATATTATAAGTTTAAGTCTTATTTGCTTCCTTCTGGAGTTTATGATTTTAAAATAACTGCTAGCGATAAATATGATAATCCTGTGGGAGATATTAAAACAAAATCTCTTGAGGTATTTAATATAAAATATGATAATGAACCTCCTCAGTTGCTTGATTTTAATTCTGTTTCTGAAGGAAATATAAGAAAAATTACATTTAAATTATCAGACAAACTATCATTCTTAAAAACTGTAAGATATTCTACTATTAACAATGAGTGGTTATATATAGTTCCAGATGATGGAGTGTTAGATTCTATGAATGAGAGTTTTACTATCACTATAGAAGATGAAAATATATCATCTATTACTATAGAGGCTATGGATGTTGAGGGTAATATTAAGTATTATTCTTTTATAATATAA
- the atpA gene encoding F0F1 ATP synthase subunit alpha gives MNIKANEIAALLKEEIKNYKADFAPNEVGVVVEVGDGIARIVGLPHIMANEMIKFECGAIGIAFNLEEETIGAIVLGDYVGIKEGSKVSRLKRILEVPVGEELLGRVVNPLGVPLDGKGDITTSKRRVIEYPAPGIADRQAVKQPLQTGIKAIDSMTPIGRGQRQLIIGDRSTGKTSIALDTIINQKDTGVICVYVAIGQKASTVAGVVETLRQHGALDYTIVVAATASDSAPLLYIAPYAGCAMAEYFMYEEKKDTLIIYDDLSKQANAYRQISLLLRRPPGREAFPGDVFYLHSRLLERASKLSDELGAGSLTALPIIETQDNEVSAYIPTNVISITDGQIYLLPSLFMSGVRPAIDVGISVSRVGGNAQTKAMKKVAGTLRLDLASYRSLEAFSQLGIGLDKATLAQLDRGAKMVELLKQKQYSPIPMEEQVVILFAATKGFLDNVELERVPEFEWRLLQYMKADKQYILDSIKEKKDIENVDELSSIIEEFKAKF, from the coding sequence ATGAATATAAAAGCTAATGAAATTGCTGCTTTACTTAAAGAGGAGATAAAAAATTATAAAGCAGATTTTGCTCCTAATGAGGTTGGTGTAGTAGTAGAGGTTGGTGATGGTATAGCAAGGATAGTTGGACTTCCGCATATTATGGCTAATGAGATGATTAAATTTGAATGCGGTGCTATAGGAATAGCTTTTAACTTGGAAGAAGAGACTATTGGTGCTATTGTTTTAGGTGATTATGTTGGCATAAAAGAAGGAAGTAAGGTTAGCAGATTAAAAAGAATATTAGAAGTTCCTGTTGGAGAAGAGCTTTTAGGAAGAGTTGTTAATCCTTTGGGGGTTCCTTTAGACGGTAAGGGTGATATTACTACAAGCAAAAGAAGAGTAATAGAATATCCTGCTCCGGGAATTGCAGATAGACAGGCTGTAAAACAACCGCTTCAAACTGGTATAAAAGCAATAGACTCTATGACTCCAATAGGAAGAGGACAAAGACAGCTTATTATTGGAGACAGAAGCACTGGTAAAACTTCCATTGCTCTTGATACAATTATCAATCAAAAAGATACTGGTGTTATATGTGTATATGTAGCTATAGGTCAAAAAGCTTCTACTGTTGCAGGTGTTGTTGAAACTTTAAGACAGCATGGTGCTTTAGATTATACTATAGTGGTTGCAGCTACTGCTTCAGATTCTGCTCCGCTATTATATATTGCTCCTTATGCTGGTTGTGCGATGGCAGAATATTTTATGTATGAGGAGAAAAAAGACACTCTCATAATATACGATGACTTATCTAAACAGGCTAATGCATACAGACAAATATCACTTCTTCTTAGAAGACCTCCCGGAAGAGAAGCTTTCCCCGGCGATGTATTTTATTTGCATTCAAGATTATTAGAAAGAGCTTCAAAATTGAGCGATGAATTGGGGGCTGGTTCTTTAACTGCATTACCTATCATTGAAACTCAAGATAATGAAGTATCTGCATACATTCCTACAAACGTAATATCAATTACTGACGGACAGATATATTTGCTTCCAAGTTTATTTATGAGCGGTGTTCGTCCTGCTATTGATGTTGGTATATCGGTTTCTCGTGTAGGCGGTAATGCTCAAACTAAGGCTATGAAAAAGGTTGCTGGTACTTTGAGACTTGATTTGGCATCATATAGGTCTCTTGAGGCTTTCTCTCAGCTTGGTATAGGTCTTGATAAGGCTACTTTGGCTCAATTAGACAGAGGTGCTAAAATGGTTGAGCTTCTAAAACAAAAACAATACAGCCCAATACCTATGGAAGAGCAAGTTGTTATATTATTTGCCGCTACAAAGGGCTTTTTGGATAATGTGGAATTAGAAAGAGTACCTGAGTTTGAATGGAGACTTCTTCAATATATGAAGGCTGATAAGCAGTATATATTAGACAGCATAAAAGAAAAGAAAGATATTGAAAACGTTGATGAACTTAGCAGCATCATAGAAGAGTTTAAGGCTAAATTCTAA
- a CDS encoding SpoIVB peptidase S55 domain-containing protein encodes MDIMKKIAIIIFILSFNLLFAQEEEKLPPMPPDNPEVIPMSEIKEGMEGVGYTVIHGTNVEPFKVTVISVLKKMWNGSDAILIQLEGLNLEHSGTVAGMSGSPIYFDGKIAGALAFGWNYSKDPIAGVTPIEEMYKLYNDTNVRPTGLKSGNALQTPLMFSGFNSDSFNEYSSKFKEMGFYPMQAGGTVSDTNQSSKFLFGDSVAIVLVDGDLSIAGVGTVSHTDDEKFLLFGHSMWGKGHLRAPVSRAYINHIVASVASSFKIGAAYSNYLGYTVYDGTFGVSGVYGEVPEDTMIPVSLKVEDQNFLNRDFNLRVLNDPTYFSQLLSMAIYEAISSTAGTEEEGVFSISYEIETDYFDEPYKIEERILSYSSKDAFREAINQLVAPVDFFIYNNFNRVAIKSIKLSVKRSNLEYGFINDITLLEPRAVAGETIHLRVGVTPYGKEKTYVDIPVKLPVNLSTDVYSIYAANEYIYAYAQKLFMPNKYKIRSLDDVMKYYNESYDDKALKVWLYSSSRGVQIGEYSYPTLPMSKYGVMAKDATSDKAAVITDINGNYDMPYSILGLIKIDIIIEGAKKYENR; translated from the coding sequence ATGGACATTATGAAAAAAATAGCAATTATAATTTTTATACTATCATTTAATTTATTATTCGCACAAGAAGAAGAGAAGCTTCCGCCTATGCCTCCAGATAATCCAGAGGTAATACCTATGAGTGAAATAAAAGAGGGTATGGAAGGAGTAGGCTACACTGTAATACACGGCACAAATGTAGAGCCATTTAAAGTAACGGTAATATCTGTATTAAAAAAGATGTGGAACGGAAGCGATGCTATACTTATACAGTTAGAGGGACTTAATTTAGAGCATTCTGGAACGGTTGCAGGAATGAGCGGTTCACCTATATATTTTGATGGCAAAATAGCCGGTGCTTTGGCTTTTGGATGGAATTATTCTAAAGACCCTATTGCAGGGGTTACTCCTATAGAAGAGATGTATAAATTATATAATGACACTAATGTGAGACCTACAGGATTAAAGAGCGGAAATGCTTTGCAGACTCCTTTAATGTTTTCGGGCTTTAATTCTGATTCTTTTAATGAATATTCTTCAAAGTTTAAAGAGATGGGTTTTTACCCTATGCAGGCTGGCGGAACTGTATCTGACACTAATCAAAGCAGCAAGTTTTTGTTTGGGGATTCTGTTGCTATAGTTTTGGTTGATGGAGATTTATCTATAGCTGGAGTTGGTACTGTTTCGCATACTGATGATGAGAAGTTTTTGCTTTTTGGGCACTCTATGTGGGGCAAGGGGCATTTGAGGGCTCCTGTTTCTAGGGCTTATATTAATCATATAGTGGCATCTGTTGCTTCTTCTTTTAAGATAGGTGCTGCTTATTCTAATTATTTGGGTTATACTGTTTATGACGGCACTTTTGGGGTGTCTGGTGTATATGGCGAAGTGCCTGAAGATACTATGATACCTGTTAGTCTTAAAGTTGAAGACCAGAATTTCTTAAACAGAGATTTTAATTTAAGAGTATTAAATGACCCTACATATTTCTCTCAGCTTCTTTCTATGGCTATATATGAGGCTATTAGCTCTACTGCTGGAACAGAAGAAGAAGGGGTATTTAGTATAAGCTATGAGATTGAAACTGATTATTTTGATGAGCCTTATAAAATAGAAGAGAGAATACTCTCTTATTCTTCAAAAGATGCTTTTAGAGAGGCTATTAATCAGCTTGTAGCTCCTGTAGATTTCTTTATATACAATAATTTTAATAGGGTGGCTATAAAATCTATAAAATTATCTGTAAAGAGAAGCAATTTAGAATATGGTTTTATTAATGATATTACATTGTTAGAGCCTAGAGCAGTGGCAGGAGAGACTATACATTTAAGAGTTGGTGTTACTCCTTACGGAAAAGAGAAAACTTATGTAGATATACCTGTAAAATTGCCTGTTAATCTAAGCACTGATGTTTATTCTATATATGCTGCCAATGAATATATATATGCTTATGCACAAAAATTGTTTATGCCGAATAAATATAAAATTAGAAGTTTAGATGATGTGATGAAATATTATAATGAGTCTTATGATGATAAGGCATTAAAGGTTTGGCTGTATTCATCATCGAGGGGGGTTCAGATAGGGGAGTATTCTTATCCAACGCTTCCTATGTCTAAATATGGTGTAATGGCAAAGGATGCTACATCAGATAAGGCTGCTGTCATTACAGATATAAATGGAAATTATGATATGCCATATTCTATACTTGGTTTAATAAAAATAGATATAATAATTGAAGGGGCTAAAAAATATGAAAATCGCTAA
- a CDS encoding beta-1,6-N-acetylglucosaminyltransferase, whose protein sequence is MNKNCILILAHKNHNQIMRLINHLKTDFDLYVHIDKRNKLNIKSFDNVKVYNKFKTYHGDISLVIATLFLIKEAYKNNYDRYIFISGQDLPLKTNKEIIDFFYTNKNKEYISYENIKNNESMYKEMSFRLNSYNFGKLYRLILHRNIRELLSNFPLIKRITPENIYYGSQWWNLTNNAIKYILDYTEKNPSFLKRFNYTWGSDEFYFQSILINSEFKNNCVNDCLRYLIWNGGTPFNLQMKDYDNIKNNINNNLFARKFDENIDNNIIDKLYKDLEVK, encoded by the coding sequence ATGAATAAAAATTGTATTTTAATCTTGGCACATAAAAATCATAATCAGATAATGAGGTTAATTAATCATCTTAAAACTGATTTTGATTTATATGTGCATATAGATAAAAGAAATAAATTAAACATAAAAAGCTTTGATAATGTAAAAGTTTATAATAAATTCAAAACTTATCATGGCGATATTAGTTTAGTTATAGCTACTTTATTCTTAATAAAAGAAGCTTACAAAAATAATTATGATAGATATATCTTTATCAGCGGTCAAGATCTACCTCTAAAAACAAATAAAGAGATTATTGACTTCTTTTATACAAACAAAAATAAAGAATATATATCATACGAAAATATTAAAAATAATGAATCTATGTATAAAGAGATGTCTTTTAGATTAAATTCATATAACTTTGGAAAACTATATAGACTAATTTTACATAGAAATATAAGAGAGTTATTATCCAACTTTCCGCTTATAAAACGCATTACTCCAGAAAACATTTATTATGGCTCTCAGTGGTGGAATTTAACAAATAATGCTATTAAATATATATTAGATTATACAGAAAAAAATCCTAGCTTTCTTAAAAGATTTAATTATACTTGGGGAAGTGATGAATTTTATTTTCAGTCTATACTTATTAATAGCGAGTTTAAAAATAATTGCGTGAATGATTGTTTAAGATACCTTATATGGAATGGAGGTACTCCATTTAATTTACAAATGAAAGATTATGATAATATAAAAAATAATATTAATAATAATTTATTCGCACGTAAATTTGATGAGAATATTGACAACAATATAATAGATAAGCTATATAAAGATTTAGAGGTAAAATGA
- a CDS encoding aminotransferase class I/II-fold pyridoxal phosphate-dependent enzyme, translating to MKKEKKEIYLDKNENPYKPSKNIIKELESFDIESFRLFPDYSAKELDLAMANNLNIDKDNIISVNGMYEAFYCVLNSFENKKIFLQEPYRDLYKNILEYSKIDFEIIKAKEDYNIDLDAFNSIKKSIIITSNPNAETGLFIENIEKYINNNNIYVIDESYISFAWNSALRLIDKYDNLIIISSIAHSHSLSALNINFLISNKINIEKFSNIRQKYGINKLSEKIAISSINDKETVLKNVSSIVLERDKMESSLSKEGFLVLPSKANFLLIKHPNKSSKYIYDELKKNSIFVKSYEDSSVLKDFLRITISDSKTNNILLKTLYNILN from the coding sequence ATGAAAAAAGAAAAAAAAGAAATTTATTTAGATAAAAATGAAAACCCATACAAACCTTCAAAAAATATTATAAAAGAACTTGAGAGTTTTGATATAGAATCTTTTAGGCTTTTTCCAGATTATAGTGCTAAAGAATTAGATTTAGCTATGGCAAATAATCTTAACATTGACAAAGATAATATTATATCTGTTAATGGAATGTATGAAGCTTTTTACTGTGTGCTAAATTCATTTGAAAATAAAAAAATATTTCTTCAAGAGCCTTATAGGGATTTATATAAAAACATTTTAGAATATTCAAAAATTGATTTTGAAATTATAAAAGCAAAAGAAGATTATAATATAGATTTGGATGCTTTTAATAGTATAAAGAAAAGCATAATAATAACAAGCAACCCAAATGCAGAAACGGGACTTTTTATAGAAAATATAGAAAAATATATAAACAATAATAATATATATGTAATAGATGAGTCCTATATAAGTTTTGCTTGGAATAGTGCTTTGAGGTTAATAGATAAATACGATAATTTAATAATAATATCATCAATAGCTCATTCTCATTCACTCTCAGCACTTAATATAAACTTTTTAATATCAAATAAAATTAATATAGAAAAGTTTTCTAACATAAGACAAAAATATGGCATAAATAAATTATCAGAAAAAATAGCTATATCTTCAATTAATGATAAAGAAACAGTTTTGAAAAATGTAAGTTCTATAGTGTTAGAAAGAGATAAAATGGAGAGTTCTTTAAGTAAAGAAGGTTTTTTAGTGCTGCCGTCAAAAGCAAATTTCCTTCTTATAAAACACCCAAATAAAAGCTCTAAATATATATATGACGAGCTTAAAAAGAACAGTATTTTTGTAAAAAGCTATGAAGATAGCAGCGTATTAAAAGATTTTTTAAGAATTACCATATCAGACAGTAAAACAAATAATATATTACTAAAAACTTTATATAATATACTTAATTAA
- the atpG gene encoding ATP synthase F1 subunit gamma translates to MAEKLNVLKARIKAVTSTHKITKTMDMIARSKTAKILTVEQGMRPYTQKLNRIVEELSHSDMDHLHPLLSPKKTIKNIILFVITSSRGLCGSYNTKILDEAMERIRHHYRHGRTVELHVLGKKGEVYFEKQNIPISRKYPRIDEESTFDDCATVVQRFMHDYVVDNASRVEVIYTRYYTRVVHIPKIKSLIPMIPDEEDIEGRKIKKQLDYLIEPNIDDVLKEVVPLAIKTYFYFMITSSFLSENAERAIAMRNATDNAERLLEDLKNKANRARQEHITNELLDIIGGSEAIN, encoded by the coding sequence ATGGCAGAGAAACTTAATGTATTAAAAGCAAGAATTAAAGCTGTAACAAGCACACATAAAATTACTAAAACTATGGATATGATAGCTCGCTCTAAAACTGCTAAAATACTTACAGTAGAGCAAGGCATGAGACCTTATACTCAAAAATTAAACAGAATAGTAGAAGAGCTTTCACATTCAGATATGGATCATTTACATCCGCTGCTCTCTCCAAAAAAAACAATAAAAAATATTATATTATTTGTAATAACATCAAGCAGAGGATTATGCGGTTCTTATAATACAAAAATATTAGATGAAGCAATGGAGAGAATTAGACACCACTACAGACATGGAAGAACTGTTGAACTTCACGTATTGGGTAAAAAGGGTGAAGTATACTTTGAAAAGCAAAATATACCTATATCTCGTAAATATCCGCGTATAGATGAAGAGTCTACTTTTGATGATTGTGCTACTGTTGTACAGCGTTTCATGCATGATTATGTTGTAGACAATGCTTCTAGAGTGGAAGTTATATATACAAGATATTATACAAGAGTGGTTCATATTCCTAAAATTAAAAGCTTAATACCTATGATTCCAGATGAAGAAGATATTGAGGGAAGAAAAATAAAAAAACAGCTTGATTATTTGATAGAGCCCAATATTGATGATGTATTAAAAGAGGTTGTTCCATTAGCTATAAAGACTTATTTTTACTTTATGATTACTAGTTCTTTTTTGTCAGAGAATGCTGAGAGAGCTATTGCCATGAGAAATGCTACTGATAATGCCGAAAGACTTTTAGAAGACTTGAAAAATAAAGCTAATAGAGCTAGACAAGAACATATTACTAATGAACTTCTTGATATTATAGGCGGTTCTGAGGCTATTAATTAA